Part of the Halorussus sp. MSC15.2 genome, GCTGTTCGACCACGGTGTCCACGACCATGAACCGCTGGTCGGAGAAGCGCTGGGCGTTGCGCTGGAGTGCCTCGGCCTGTACGAAGCCGATACAGCAGATGAGTTCATAGTCCGGATTCTGGGACCGCGCGAACCGTCGCTGGAGCGTCGCCACGTCGCTCGGACTGCTCGGTTCGGCGTTCTGGAACTCGACTGCGAACTCGTCGGCCGCGCGCTGGACCCCTCTGTGGGCCATGTCGTTGAACGAGTTGTCCCCCAGTCCGCCGGTGGCGTACACCATCCCGATGTTGGTCGTGTCGTCCTGCAGGAACCCGGTCGTTCCGAAGGCGGCCGCCCCACCCAGTAGCTGCAAGAATCGTCGTCTGCGTTCGTGTTTCCCCCGCATACCCCTCACGTTCATCATCGACCGTGATATAATCGGCGCTTTGTTGCCCGTCGGGTCGCGTGAAACCGAGATAGAGAGAGCGAACCGCAGAAGGAGGGTGTTTTCGACGGCGAAAATTCAGACGTTTTCGGGCTTGGTGGGCACTTCGATGTCGCCGGCCACGACCTTCTTTCGGGAGGACTTGAGCGCGACTTGACGGAGTCGGGAATCTGGGAGGCGAGGTCCTTGCCGTAGACCGCCGCGACGCCGTTCTCTTCGAGTCCGAGTCGCTGGACGGACCCACCTTGGAAGTTGCCGTTAGCGGTGCGCTCGACCGAGCGGTAGACCGCTTCGTTCACGTACTTGACCATGCTGGCGAGGATGACGTCGCTGTACTTCGGCAGGCTCTTGGACTGGTCGGAGTCCACGCCGAGCGCGTACCGACCCTTCTTCTGAGCCGCCTTGAACACGCCGTTACCGGTGCCGCCCGCGGCGTGGTAGATGATGTCCGCGCCCTTGTTGTACATCGAGTTGGCGATGGACTGACCCTTTCCGGGGTCGCTCCACGTGCCCGCGTAGGCCGACCGGACCGAAACGTCGGCGTTGGCGTGCTTGACGCCGGCCTTGAATCCGGCCTCGAACTTCTTGATGAGCGGGACCTCCTTCCCGCCGACGAAGCCGACGGTCAGGTCGTCGTTGGTCTCGCCCGCACCGGCGCTGAAGTCCGTGTCGGTCATCAGGCCCGCGAGGTGCCCGACTTGGAAGGAGCCTTGGTGTTCCTTGAACGTGTAACTCGACACGTTGTCCTGCTCGACGACGGTGTCCACGACCATGAACTTCTGGTCGGAGAAGCGTTTGGCGTTCTCCTTCAGGCCGCTGGACTGCACGAAGCCGATGCAACTGATGAGGTCGTACTCGGGGTTCTGGGACCGCGCGAACTTGCGCTGGAGCGACGCCACGTCGCTCGGACTGCTCGGTTCGGCGTTCTTGAAGGAGATGCCGAAGTCGGACTCGGCCTTCTTGATGCCCTTGTGGGCCATGTCGTTGAACGAGTTGTCACCGAGACCGCCGGTGGCGTACACCATCCCGACGTTCATCGGGTCGGAGGACGTGGTGGTCTGGGACTCGGTCGTCCCGTCGTCGGACTCGGTCGTGGTGGTCTCGGTGCTACCGCCGCCGCCGAGACACCCGGCGAGTCCGGTTCCGAGGAGGCCCGCACCGCTTATCTTGAGCATCTTTCGCTTCCGTTTGTCAATTTTCGCCATCTTGTCCGATGTAGCTCATCAGCGAGCTATAAAGCCGTCGCTTCAAATCAAAAACCATGGAAAATACCGGGGCTGGTGGTTCTGGACCGACACGCCGGCGGCGAGACGAACCGGGTCAGGACTCGGCCGCGACGGCCTCTTCCACGACGTCCGTCGCCTCCGAGACGAGCGCGTCCACGTCGTCGCTCTCGGCGTAGATGCGGACGTAGGGTTCGGTGCCGCTCGGGCGGACCAGTACCCACGACCCGTCCGGGAAGGTCGCCCGGACGCCGTACTCGGTCTCGACCGACGCCTCGGGGAATCGGTCGGGAATCGCGCTCTCCAGTTTGGCCATCGCGCCTGTCTTGGCGTCGTCGGGACAGGAGACGCTGACCTTCCGGTACGGTCGCTCGGTGACGGGGTCTCGAAGCGGTGCGAGTCCCCCGGCCTCTGCGACGAGTCGGGGAATCACCGCGGCGCTGACGACACCGTCTATCCACCCGCCGAACTGGGTGTGGACGTGCTTCCACGGTTCGGCCGCGAAGACGACCTCCGTGTCGTCGTCGCCTTCTTCGCGCGCCGCGGCGATGCCCTCGTGGAGCGCGCCGAGGCGGACCCGCTCGACGCGACCCCCGGCGGCCTCCACCTGCTCGTCGATGCGTCCGGACGCGTTGGGGGTCGTCACGACCACGGGGTCCGCAGTTTCACTGCGCTCGGTGTAGTGGGCGGCGAGAACCGCGACTACGGTGTCCTCGTGGACCACCTCGCCCTCGCCGTCCACGACGACGATGCGGTCTGCGTCGCCGTCGTGGCCGATACCGAGGTCGGCGTTGGGGTCCTCGCGGAGGAACTCCCGGAGGTCTTCGAGCGTCTCGGGCGTCGGCTTGCTCTCCCGACCGGGGAAGTGACCGTCCACGTTGGCGTTGAGGGCGACGACCTCCGCGCCGAGCGCGCGAAGGACTTGGGGCGTCGCCACGGCCGCCATCCCGTTGCCGCAGTCCACCACGACGCGCAGGCCGTCGAGGGGCGCGCCGTGCCCCTGCGCGTACTCCACGACAGCGTCGCGGTACGCGTCGAGGACGCTCGTGCGTTCAC contains:
- a CDS encoding phosphomannomutase gives rise to the protein MNLFGTAGIRGSAVETVTPELALSVGRAAGRDGREFVVARDGRETGPALAAAMEAGLESAGADVRRAGQLPTPALAFASQGRRGAMLTASHNPPTDNGIKLFADGEEYDRETERTVERRVEADDPPVEWDKWGDGERTSVLDAYRDAVVEYAQGHGAPLDGLRVVVDCGNGMAAVATPQVLRALGAEVVALNANVDGHFPGRESKPTPETLEDLREFLREDPNADLGIGHDGDADRIVVVDGEGEVVHEDTVVAVLAAHYTERSETADPVVVTTPNASGRIDEQVEAAGGRVERVRLGALHEGIAAAREEGDDDTEVVFAAEPWKHVHTQFGGWIDGVVSAAVIPRLVAEAGGLAPLRDPVTERPYRKVSVSCPDDAKTGAMAKLESAIPDRFPEASVETEYGVRATFPDGSWVLVRPSGTEPYVRIYAESDDVDALVSEATDVVEEAVAAES